A single genomic interval of Zingiber officinale cultivar Zhangliang chromosome 4A, Zo_v1.1, whole genome shotgun sequence harbors:
- the LOC121972711 gene encoding cytochrome P450 71A1-like yields the protein MEEEVRTLMNTVAAAAASGRMVDLSQSLICLVCSIMCRAVFGKRFTQAGECSMKGMIFRTAELLGGFVAGDFFPWAHRWLNAVTGVHGRLERNFKEWDNLFEREIKERERDVTGDGDDGTYAGVLVRLLREEQNINEGGLTRDGVKALLLDLMFGATDTVAATMEWAMAELVRTPRVLARAQEEVRRVAAGKSYVDEGDLLRLSYLHAVVKEILRLHPVAPLMLPHECQQHCKVGGYDVAAGTRIYVNAWSIGRDADAWDKPEEFWPERFEGSSVDYLGQCFELVPFGSGRRICPGISLAQSVMRLTLANLLHSFDWTLPEGVRREDLDMSEVFGLVVSKKEPLVLMTTPAKLL from the exons ATGGAGGAGGAGGTGCGCACCCTGATGAACACCGTGGCCGCCGCCGCCGCGTCCGGGCGCATGGTCGACCTCAGCCAGAGTCTGATCTGTTTGGTGTGCTCCATCATGTGCCGGGCAGTGTTCGGGAAGAGGTTCACGCAGGCGGGAGAATGCTCGATGAAGGGCATGATATTTCGGACGGCAGAGCTTTTGGGGGGGTTCGTCGCCGGGGATTTCTTCCCATGGGCTCACCGCTGGCTCAACGCCGTCACGGGAGTGCATGGGAGGCTGGAGAGGAACTTCAAGGAGTGGGACAACTTGTTCGAAAGGGAAATTAAAGAGCGGGAACGCGACGTCACCGGCGACGGTGACGACGGCACCTATGCCGGTGTTCTCGTGCGCTTACTCAGAGAGGAACAAAATATCAACGAAGGCGGCCTCACGAGGGACGGCGTCAAAGCTCTTCTCCTG gacttgatgtttggcgCAACGGACACAGTGGCGGCGACAATGGAATGGGCCATGGCGGAGCTAGTGAGGACTCCCCGAGTGCTCGCTAGAGCTCAGGAGGAAGTCCGCCGAGTGGCGGCCGGAAAAAGCTACGTCGACGAGGGGGACCTTCTGCGGCTCAGCTACCTGCACGCCGTCGTCAAGGAGATCCTCCGACTCCACCCGGTCGCCCCTCTGATGTTGCCCCACGAGTGCCAACAGCACTGCAAGGTCGGTGGTTACGACGTCGCCGCCGGCACTAGAATCTACGTCAACGCGTGGAGCATCGGACGAGATGCAGACGCATGGGATAAGCCCGAGGAGTTCTGGCCGGAGCGGTTCGAAGGTAGCTCTGTCGACTACCTTGGGCAGTGCTTCGAGCTGGTGCCGTTCGGCAGCGGCCGGAGGATCTGTCCCGGGATATCGTTGGCACAGTCAGTTATGCGGCTTACACTGGCCAATCTCTTGCACAGCTTCGACTGGACATTGCCGGAGGGAGTGAGAAGGGAGGATCTGGACATGAGCGAGGTGTTTGGGCTCGTCGTTAGCAAGAAGGAGCCGCTAGTGCTGATGACAACTCCGGCGAAGTTACTTTAA